AGGCTTGCAAATGTCTTCCGAAAGGAGCGCTCCGTCTGCGCAGAAAGAGCTCGCAGTGGTGTTACAATCAGAACGCGATGACCAGATGCGAGCGCCATTAACGCGGCGATCTCGGCAATTCGCGTCTTTCCGGCGCTCGTCGGAAGAGCGACGACAAGATCATCAGCGAGATCTATCGCGCGCCGCGCCGCCTCCAGTTGCGACGGCCAAAGTTCGACCTCTGCAACACGTCTGGAATAAAGCTCTCCGATAAAGAGTCTCCGTAGCGCCCTATATCCTTCGGCACCAGCCGGCCCCTCGACGGGAAGGATTTGATGCAGGCTGCTGGCCCACAGGTCATCGATCAGGTTCAGGGCGATACGTGCAGTCCACCACAGGCTCACCGCATTTGCGTGCTTGGCCAAGGAGATTGCTCTGCGCAACAACGACCTCGCCTCCTCGACGAGGTCTGCGACTCCCGTCTGAAGTGCGAATTCGAAAAAGGCGAGCGAACGGAAGATCGTCGTCGTGACAACGAGCCTCACCACATCGTCCGGATCAAGCTCACCTTCCGCTGCAGACCGCGTAACGCTCTCGTCGCCATGGGCCGGATCGAGAAGCCAATTTCTTGCTTGCGTGCCCAGCCCGTCGAGGTCTCGCAGGATGAGAAACGCTAGTGCTTCCTCAGGCGGTGCGAAATTCGGCCGGTCAGATCGCTGTGAAATTAGCGAAAAGGCCAATGCGGAATAGCTTGCAAGATGATATGACGCGGCGCCTGCTATTCGATAAAAACCTCGATTGACGTCATCGGGCGCGCCATTTTGAACCAGCGCCTCAAACGCATTGCCGGCCCGTGCAAAGCCTCTCCGCCAAACCTCTGGCTCGCCCTGCGCCTCGCGAAGAGCCATGGATGCGCGCAACAGCGATAAGGCGTATTCTGCAAGATCCGTGTCGATCGTGTTGCCGAATGCAGGCGCGTCGTCTGGAAGAACGCCGTCTTGACGAACGATAGAACGCGCCTCACCGCGAGCCTGCAGCCGGCCTCTGGCGCCGTCTGCAGCGACCAGGTTTAGGAAGGTTGTTAGCTCCTCAATCGTTTCCAAGGGCGAGAGCTCCTTCGTACGAAAGCCTTATGAACTCCTGGTGATCAACGATGCGAAGATGAATAACCGTGTGCGTCCGCTCGGGACCGGCGGCCTGAAGATCATCAATGAGCGCCTGAGGTGCTGCATTTCCTGACATCGTAAAAAGAGCGTGGTCGATGCGTGTCGCAGGTACTGCACGATTGGCCACTTCATTGCGTATCGCACGTCCGACCGTCGCGCTTTCATCTTCGCGCTCCATTAATCGGTCGGCGATGAAAAGCAGGGAAGTAGCGGTCGGACGGCCGTTGTCGCGGGAGAGGGCCGTTCGGGCTTCGGATATTGTCGCGCCCGCCAGTTGCGCACGGCTCTTGGCCTCCCCCTTTAGCAGGAAGAGATCGCCGGCGGCGTCCATACGCACTCCGATAAAGTCGTCGCCTCGCAAGGCCATCTCGCGTCCATCTTTGTAGCGAAGTCGCCGAACTGGAACGGAAAAGCCAAGTTGCTCCTCAACAAGTTCCGTTGCTAAGATTTCGCCGAGTTCGCCTGATCGTGCACGTGATGTTCGGGGAAGGCGCTCAGCCAATAGGGCGGCAGCGCCAGGAAAGCCCAGCTCACGGATGTCATCGGCAATGCGCTCCATGTCGTCGTAGTGCGAGCGAAGGATATCTGGAAGCCGATCGGCGATTGCCGCCCGCCCACCGTCGAGTTCTGTCAGGCGCCGAAGATGCTTGCGGCCATCCTGCTGATGATCACTGTCGCACCAATCGTTGAATAGTGGCACGCTCCCCCCTTGCCGTCGCAACTCGTCTGGTCACGTTCGCTCATCCCATGCCATTGTCTCGACCCACTCAACTACTCCGAGTAGGCAGGGTTACTCGCCTTTTGTGTTAAATTACAACAGCGAATTCACGTCGCTGTGAGTATCCGCAATTTTGACGCGAAATGGGGGTCGATCCGCCTAACGTGTTCAACCTTGCCATAGAGACCGCCTCACGATTTAGGCTGCCTTTTCAGCGCAGAAAGCCTGTGCATGGCCATGACGATCGCCCCGGATGCAATTTCCTGCGTGGAAGGGTCGAATAGGGCATCAACGACGACGATTAGTTCTTCGGCGTCAGCCCAAAGCATGAAATTGTCGAATTCGGCATCGGAGAGGATGGCGACCAGCTCATAATCGCCGATCTCAAAGCCGGTTTCCTCCCAGTTCGCCAGGTGCTCCTTCAAAGTCATGGGGTCGGTGAGCATCAGCACTCCACCCCCAACCGCAACCGGCTGCTCTTTCGCCTTATCCCTCAGGTACAGAAGGGGAGCATACCATTGCCCGGGACGAGTGTGGAGATCCTCCAACTGCCGGTCATAGGGGCGCACGGAAGCTGCAGCCACTTCCCGCCGCTTCTCGCGAGCGCCGAACTGTTGAATGAGAAGGGATCGCGGTGCAAACCCCTTGGAGATATCCGTGTAGCACATCGGGTCACCGCTCTGGCGTTGCCTTTCGAACGCTGCGTTGAACTCGTTCACTGCTTGCTCGGCCTCGTTTCGGGTAAAACGATGCAGGCCGTTACGCAGCGTGACGATTTCGGACCCGCCGTCCGTTGTTTTTATCTCGACGAGAAACTGGC
The DNA window shown above is from Agrobacterium tumefaciens and carries:
- a CDS encoding DUF1837 domain-containing protein, whose product is MPLFNDWCDSDHQQDGRKHLRRLTELDGGRAAIADRLPDILRSHYDDMERIADDIRELGFPGAAALLAERLPRTSRARSGELGEILATELVEEQLGFSVPVRRLRYKDGREMALRGDDFIGVRMDAAGDLFLLKGEAKSRAQLAGATISEARTALSRDNGRPTATSLLFIADRLMEREDESATVGRAIRNEVANRAVPATRIDHALFTMSGNAAPQALIDDLQAAGPERTHTVIHLRIVDHQEFIRLSYEGALALGND